One stretch of Paenibacillus sp. AN1007 DNA includes these proteins:
- a CDS encoding aminopeptidase, producing MLSFEQKLDRYAELAVKVGANVQPGQTFVINAMIDAAPLVQLLVRKGYEAGAKQVIVKYSDETVNRLRFEMAPEDSFEEPPKWHAAEMEALAENNAVFLTILSSSPDLMKGIDPARISANQRAFGQAMAKYRQYLQADKMSWTGIACPSPDWAAKVFPDLQPAEQMNQLWEAIFAAVHADVEDPIAAWEQHIERLESRAKALNNKKYHALRYISPGTDLTIELPEGHIWAQAGSVNERGTPFVANIPTEEVYTAPAKYGVNGTVSSTKPLSYGGSIIDRFTLTFEKGRIVDFHAEEGHETLERLISMDEGSHYLGEVALVPFHSPISESGILYYTTLYDENASCHLAIGSSYASNIEGGKTMSPEELAERGMNSSITHVDFMMGSSETDIYGITASGDREPIFLKGNWAF from the coding sequence ATGTTAAGTTTTGAACAAAAACTGGATCGTTACGCCGAACTCGCTGTCAAGGTTGGGGCAAACGTGCAGCCGGGACAGACTTTTGTCATCAACGCAATGATCGATGCCGCGCCTCTCGTGCAGCTGCTTGTCCGTAAAGGTTATGAAGCAGGTGCTAAGCAGGTTATCGTTAAATATTCGGATGAGACGGTCAACCGTTTACGCTTTGAAATGGCTCCCGAGGACTCCTTCGAAGAGCCTCCCAAGTGGCATGCTGCGGAGATGGAAGCTCTGGCGGAGAACAATGCTGTCTTTCTGACCATTTTATCCTCCAGTCCTGATCTGATGAAGGGCATCGACCCTGCAAGAATATCGGCGAATCAGCGAGCCTTCGGACAGGCCATGGCCAAATACCGTCAGTACCTGCAGGCAGATAAAATGAGCTGGACCGGTATCGCCTGTCCTTCACCAGACTGGGCCGCCAAAGTATTCCCGGACCTTCAGCCAGCGGAGCAGATGAATCAGCTCTGGGAGGCGATATTTGCAGCTGTGCACGCGGATGTTGAAGATCCGATTGCTGCGTGGGAACAGCATATCGAACGACTAGAGTCACGAGCCAAAGCGCTCAACAACAAAAAGTACCACGCACTGCGTTACATCTCCCCGGGCACAGATCTCACGATCGAGCTTCCTGAAGGGCATATTTGGGCTCAGGCTGGCAGCGTAAACGAGCGAGGTACCCCTTTTGTAGCCAATATTCCAACGGAAGAAGTGTATACCGCTCCAGCAAAATACGGTGTGAACGGCACAGTGTCGAGTACCAAACCGCTAAGTTACGGCGGCAGCATCATTGACCGGTTTACGCTCACATTTGAGAAGGGACGGATTGTGGACTTTCATGCAGAGGAAGGTCACGAAACGTTGGAGCGTCTCATCTCTATGGATGAAGGCTCTCATTACCTAGGCGAAGTTGCGCTCGTACCGTTCCACTCTCCAATCTCGGAAAGCGGCATTCTGTATTATACTACGCTGTATGATGAGAACGCGTCCTGCCATCTGGCAATTGGCAGTTCGTACGCTTCCAATATCGAAGGAGGCAAAACGATGTCTCCCGAAGAGCTTGCGGAACGCGGTATGAACTCCAGCATAACCCATGTTGATTTCATGATGGGTTCATCTGAGACAGACATCTATGGCATTACAGCAAGTGGTGACCGTGAACCGATTTTCCTGAAAGGAAATTGGGCATTTTAA
- a CDS encoding cell wall hydrolase, whose translation MAVIKTNSEDVKLLARLMRAEAEGDGEQGMLLVGNVGVNRVLADCLDFGNIRDMNRMVFQNPGGFESTQKGYFYQRARQSEIRLAQRVINGERFWPASNSLWFFRPVGDCPATWYNQPNTGRFKAHCFFSPTGEDCPDVY comes from the coding sequence ATGGCAGTAATTAAGACTAACTCGGAAGACGTCAAGCTCTTGGCGAGACTGATGAGGGCAGAGGCCGAAGGTGATGGAGAGCAGGGCATGCTGCTGGTTGGGAATGTCGGCGTGAATCGTGTGCTGGCGGACTGTCTGGATTTTGGCAATATCCGTGACATGAATCGCATGGTCTTTCAGAATCCTGGGGGGTTCGAGTCCACACAGAAGGGATACTTCTATCAGCGGGCAAGACAATCCGAGATTCGGTTGGCGCAGCGTGTCATTAACGGGGAACGTTTCTGGCCGGCAAGCAACTCGTTATGGTTTTTCAGACCGGTTGGCGACTGCCCGGCGACGTGGTATAACCAGCCCAATACGGGACGTTTCAAAGCGCATTGTTTCTTTAGCCCGACAGGTGAAGACTGTCCGGACGTCTACTAA
- a CDS encoding hemolysin family protein: MSLILIGLLVLMNGFFVSAEFAMVKVRSSRIEALVEAGNRNAKYASNIIRNMDAYLSACQLGITLASLGLGWLGEPVIARLLAPVFTAFGLGPVYVHGISIVIAFVIITILHIVLGELAPKTMAIRKSEAITLWSAVLLTFFYKLMYPFIWVLNGMANGLLRLFRMAPASELDDAHSEDEIRILMKESNKSGLIDNTELALVDNIFDFTDTTAREIMIPRTEMICLNANQSMLENLEIASESMRTRYPVYNGDKDHIIGFIHIKDLMRSQLTDTISVIRPILAVPDTTLISDLLKRMQRSKTQIAVLIDEYGGTSGMVTLEDIMEEIVGEIQDEFDQERPVIEQVSELEYSIDGLMLIEEVSERFGIEMDRADYDTIGGWLYSRVEAIPPEVGQSVEHNGYLFVIEETEHKRISRVNVVKLELLVEGEGA, from the coding sequence ATGAGTTTGATTTTAATCGGTTTACTTGTATTAATGAATGGTTTCTTTGTCTCTGCAGAATTCGCAATGGTGAAAGTGCGGAGCAGCCGGATTGAGGCCTTAGTAGAGGCCGGTAATCGTAACGCGAAATACGCGTCTAACATTATACGTAATATGGATGCCTACCTGTCGGCTTGTCAGCTTGGCATTACGTTAGCTTCACTTGGGCTGGGATGGCTCGGTGAACCTGTCATCGCACGACTGCTTGCACCTGTTTTTACGGCATTTGGCCTGGGTCCGGTATATGTGCATGGCATTTCAATTGTGATTGCTTTTGTCATTATTACCATTTTGCATATTGTCCTGGGAGAACTGGCTCCCAAAACGATGGCCATTCGCAAATCTGAAGCGATCACACTGTGGTCTGCAGTGCTCCTGACGTTCTTTTACAAACTAATGTATCCCTTCATCTGGGTCCTGAACGGCATGGCGAATGGACTGCTCAGACTGTTTCGAATGGCGCCAGCCTCGGAACTTGACGATGCACATAGTGAAGATGAAATACGTATTCTTATGAAAGAAAGCAATAAGAGCGGTTTAATTGATAATACTGAATTAGCACTTGTTGATAATATATTTGATTTTACGGATACAACCGCCCGTGAGATCATGATTCCACGGACGGAAATGATCTGTCTTAACGCCAATCAGTCCATGCTGGAGAACTTGGAGATTGCAAGCGAAAGCATGCGTACACGTTATCCGGTGTATAACGGAGACAAGGATCATATTATCGGCTTCATTCACATTAAAGATTTGATGCGATCTCAATTAACGGACACGATATCCGTAATTCGTCCGATTCTGGCTGTGCCGGATACTACGCTAATTAGTGACCTGCTCAAGCGTATGCAGCGCAGCAAAACACAAATTGCTGTTCTGATCGACGAATACGGAGGAACCTCTGGTATGGTCACGCTTGAGGACATTATGGAAGAGATTGTTGGCGAAATTCAGGATGAATTTGACCAAGAGCGTCCGGTGATCGAACAAGTCAGCGAGCTGGAATATTCCATTGACGGATTAATGCTGATTGAAGAGGTCAGTGAACGATTCGGTATAGAGATGGACCGGGCTGATTATGATACGATCGGAGGCTGGTTATACTCCAGAGTAGAGGCTATTCCACCTGAGGTTGGTCAATCGGTTGAACATAACGGGTATCTGTTTGTGATTGAGGAAACAGAACACAAGCGGATTTCACGTGTGAATGTGGTGAAGCTTGAATTGCTTGTTGAAGGAGAGGGCGCGTAG
- a CDS encoding glucose 1-dehydrogenase, whose protein sequence is MSFTDQVVVVTGAAQGIGRSVAEAYAVAGAKVVLADVQEAEGAAAAASIRNEGGEAIFVHCDVRKEQDILQLFDIAVKEFKQINVLVNNAGVSRWKSPYELSVDEWDDVLHTNVRSCFLASREAARYMKKNEHGGAIVNMASTRALMSEPDSEAYAASKGAITALTHAMAVSLGKDQIRVNCISPGWIETGDVSKLKAEDHAQHPSGRVGVPSDISRACLYLSDPANTFVTGTNLVIDGGMTRKMIYED, encoded by the coding sequence ATGTCATTTACAGATCAGGTTGTTGTTGTAACGGGTGCTGCACAGGGGATCGGTCGAAGTGTTGCTGAAGCATACGCAGTCGCCGGTGCGAAAGTTGTGCTTGCCGATGTCCAGGAAGCCGAGGGGGCAGCGGCGGCGGCTTCAATACGCAATGAAGGCGGTGAAGCCATCTTTGTACATTGTGATGTGCGGAAGGAGCAGGATATTCTGCAGTTATTTGATATCGCAGTCAAAGAATTCAAGCAGATTAACGTATTGGTAAATAATGCTGGCGTGTCCAGATGGAAGTCGCCCTATGAGCTGTCCGTGGATGAATGGGACGATGTGCTCCATACCAACGTGAGAAGCTGTTTTCTGGCAAGTCGGGAGGCGGCCCGGTATATGAAAAAAAATGAACATGGCGGCGCCATCGTAAATATGGCTTCTACTCGTGCACTGATGTCTGAGCCGGATAGCGAGGCATATGCCGCCTCCAAAGGTGCAATTACTGCCCTGACTCATGCTATGGCAGTCTCACTTGGCAAAGACCAAATTCGGGTCAATTGTATCAGTCCCGGCTGGATTGAGACCGGAGATGTGTCCAAACTCAAAGCTGAAGACCATGCGCAGCATCCATCCGGCCGGGTTGGCGTGCCATCGGATATATCAAGAGCCTGTCTGTATTTGTCCGACCCTGCTAATACATTTGTCACTGGGACTAATCTCGTAATTGACGGCGGCATGACCCGAAAAATGATATATGAGGACTAG
- the gerQ gene encoding spore coat protein GerQ gives MPSMSPTPGMVSPSSTSVPPLVSSGSPMTPTGTVISTTAPQFEQSYIENILRLNLGKFGTFYMTYEGNKEWNARIFQGIIEAAGRDHIIISDPKTGRRIMLLMVNFDYATFDEPLLYQYPGVVGNFPQAPSRL, from the coding sequence ATGCCGTCGATGTCTCCAACACCAGGCATGGTATCGCCAAGCTCCACCAGTGTACCTCCGCTGGTATCCAGCGGAAGTCCAATGACACCGACAGGTACAGTGATTTCTACAACAGCTCCGCAATTTGAGCAGTCGTACATCGAGAATATTCTGCGTTTGAACCTGGGTAAATTCGGTACATTTTACATGACATACGAAGGAAACAAGGAATGGAACGCTCGCATATTCCAAGGCATTATCGAAGCAGCTGGACGTGACCACATCATTATCAGTGATCCTAAAACCGGCAGAAGAATTATGCTGCTGATGGTTAACTTCGACTATGCAACGTTTGATGAGCCGCTGCTGTATCAATATCCAGGCGTTGTGGGCAACTTCCCGCAAGCACCCAGCAGACTTTAA
- a CDS encoding Msr family ABC-F type ribosomal protection protein has translation MNVLINAKEIVVEYASREVLDIDHLELYEYDRIGLVGANGAGKSTLLKVLLGRTQVSKGNIVRHGSFAYIPQMEHDIDQQKVSSALAGKLGVNKIDADQMSGGQETRLKIAEALSGTVHGILADEPTSHLDTEGIDFLIHQLSFYTGALLVISHDRYFLDQVVDKIWELKDGKITEYWGGYSEYLAQKNEIQKKQEIQYQQYMNERERLEKAINDKRNQARKMDHKEKGASRKNSSDHGGRLAHQKSVGSKQKKLHQAAKNMEQRIEALGELNAPAVNRTIHFRQNNPLGLHNPFPITAKEINKTLGDKVILQKASFQFPLGGRIALTGANGAGKTTLFKMILEREEGIILSPKAEIGYFAQNVYTFDHHQAVMTFMQENCDYQVSEIRAVLASLGFSQHDVRKKLAVLSGGEIMKLQLAKILLGRYNILLLDEPSNFLDMPATEALEQMMKSYVGTIIFISHDARLVENVADQVYAVENKQIVRIR, from the coding sequence ATGAATGTATTAATTAACGCAAAAGAGATTGTTGTGGAATATGCCAGTCGTGAAGTGTTGGACATTGACCATCTTGAACTTTATGAATATGACCGAATTGGCCTGGTTGGAGCGAATGGTGCAGGCAAGAGTACACTTCTGAAAGTATTACTGGGCAGAACCCAAGTGTCGAAAGGAAACATCGTAAGGCACGGCAGCTTCGCTTATATCCCGCAGATGGAGCATGATATCGATCAGCAAAAAGTGAGTTCCGCACTTGCGGGCAAACTTGGCGTAAACAAAATCGATGCAGATCAGATGAGCGGTGGTCAGGAAACGAGGCTGAAAATCGCAGAGGCCTTGTCCGGCACGGTACATGGCATCTTGGCGGACGAACCTACGAGTCATCTGGATACCGAGGGGATTGATTTTCTGATCCATCAGCTCTCATTTTATACAGGGGCGCTGCTGGTCATCAGTCATGACCGGTATTTTCTTGATCAAGTGGTCGATAAAATCTGGGAGTTGAAAGATGGAAAAATAACGGAGTATTGGGGTGGATATTCGGAGTATCTGGCCCAAAAGAATGAAATTCAGAAAAAGCAGGAAATCCAATATCAGCAGTATATGAATGAACGAGAACGACTGGAAAAAGCCATCAATGACAAGCGGAATCAGGCTCGTAAAATGGATCATAAAGAAAAAGGGGCTTCAAGGAAAAACAGCTCGGATCATGGCGGGCGGCTTGCACATCAAAAATCGGTTGGAAGTAAACAGAAGAAGCTGCATCAAGCCGCAAAAAATATGGAGCAGCGCATCGAAGCACTGGGTGAACTCAATGCCCCTGCTGTGAATCGTACGATACACTTCCGTCAGAATAATCCGTTAGGACTTCACAATCCATTTCCGATTACAGCTAAAGAGATCAATAAAACGTTGGGTGATAAGGTAATTTTGCAGAAAGCTTCGTTCCAATTCCCGCTTGGCGGTAGGATTGCACTAACTGGTGCAAACGGTGCAGGAAAAACAACGCTTTTCAAAATGATCCTGGAGCGCGAGGAGGGCATCATCCTGTCGCCAAAGGCAGAGATCGGATATTTTGCACAGAATGTGTATACGTTTGACCACCATCAAGCTGTTATGACATTTATGCAGGAAAACTGTGATTATCAGGTGTCCGAGATTCGAGCTGTGCTGGCATCTCTAGGATTTTCACAGCATGATGTCCGTAAGAAGCTGGCGGTATTAAGCGGTGGTGAGATAATGAAGCTGCAGCTGGCGAAAATACTGCTTGGAAGATATAACATTCTGCTTTTGGATGAACCGAGCAATTTTCTGGACATGCCTGCCACGGAAGCACTGGAACAGATGATGAAAAGTTATGTGGGAACCATTATTTTCATTTCACATGATGCTCGTTTGGTCGAAAATGTCGCCGATCAGGTATATGCTGTAGAAAATAAACAAATTGTTCGAATCAGGTAG
- a CDS encoding collagen-like protein: protein MSHSEMKKRWKKKRGMVYPCKVKCKAKKNGRRTKIIRKMVQVKCPPPEVNISTPTVIGPTGAQGLQGIPGIQGIQGNRGTQGATGPTGPAGGPPGPQGPQGQPGPAGAVGAQGPVGPAGPAGAQGIPGEAGSVGPQGPQGNPGPAGAIGPQGVPGPTGATGAAGPTGATGAAGAAGAAGPTGATGAIGAAGAAGPTGATGAAGAVGAVGPTGATGVAGATGATGATGGVLGFADFFALMPPDNATTVAPGTDVSFPQDGPTSGTTIARTGVSSFNLAAIGTYQILFQVSIDEAGQLILTLNGADLAATVVGRATGTSQIVGIALVQTTVINSILTVRNPAGNATALTITPLAGGTRPVSAHLVITQLA from the coding sequence GTGAGTCATTCAGAAATGAAGAAACGTTGGAAGAAAAAAAGGGGAATGGTCTACCCTTGTAAAGTCAAATGTAAAGCCAAAAAAAATGGGCGCAGAACGAAGATTATCAGAAAAATGGTGCAGGTAAAATGCCCTCCGCCTGAAGTGAATATTTCGACGCCTACTGTTATTGGGCCAACAGGGGCGCAAGGCCTTCAGGGTATACCGGGAATTCAAGGTATTCAGGGGAATCGTGGTACTCAGGGGGCAACCGGCCCAACCGGACCTGCAGGTGGCCCACCTGGACCACAAGGTCCGCAAGGACAGCCTGGTCCTGCCGGCGCGGTTGGTGCCCAAGGTCCTGTAGGGCCTGCTGGTCCTGCAGGGGCACAAGGGATTCCGGGAGAAGCTGGCAGTGTGGGGCCTCAAGGCCCGCAAGGGAATCCAGGACCCGCTGGTGCAATCGGACCCCAAGGTGTCCCAGGTCCAACTGGGGCGACAGGGGCAGCAGGTCCAACTGGAGCGACAGGTGCCGCCGGTGCCGCAGGAGCAGCAGGTCCAACTGGAGCGACAGGTGCCATAGGTGCTGCAGGAGCAGCAGGTCCAACTGGAGCGACAGGTGCCGCCGGTGCCGTAGGAGCAGTAGGTCCAACTGGAGCGACAGGTGTCGCCGGTGCCACTGGAGCAACCGGAGCAACCGGGGGTGTGCTGGGCTTTGCAGACTTTTTTGCACTGATGCCACCTGACAATGCGACCACAGTTGCCCCGGGTACGGATGTTAGCTTTCCACAGGATGGCCCTACAAGTGGAACTACAATTGCACGCACAGGTGTCAGCTCATTCAACTTGGCAGCGATTGGTACGTACCAGATTTTATTCCAAGTAAGCATTGATGAAGCGGGTCAGCTAATTCTAACGCTCAATGGAGCAGACTTGGCTGCTACTGTCGTCGGGAGAGCAACGGGAACCTCTCAGATTGTCGGTATCGCTCTGGTACAGACCACCGTTATTAATTCCATCCTCACCGTGCGAAATCCGGCAGGTAACGCAACTGCATTGACAATTACTCCGTTGGCAGGCGGAACCAGACCTGTATCGGCGCATCTGGTCATCACCCAATTGGCATAA
- a CDS encoding sigma-70 family RNA polymerase sigma factor translates to MKSWIEGALKGEPEAYEQLVAHYRGMALAVAYQRLQDVYTAEDVVQEAFAEAFSNLVKLEKPEAFPGWFKVIVERQCYRWLRSRRHAVVPIQEIEHVFLEEDQARDPEAQAIQKELKQTLHSSIAKLPSSMQIVVDLFYFQGCTLKEISDFLGVNVPALKKRLFDARAKLKRSIPVRNLASMFNELYEGGKSMLHIMNGDHAANRLRESGIQGDIVVWRELYTYGPVTTDMADRKARQHRAFVLEDELGIPQQEYLQIEALENKLRSLQPDQEVVLWFEHDLYDQTMLSYLLHLWSSKTFQKFKLHLLCIDSFPEVEDFRGLAQLTAAQMQTLSGTWHVIQDEEIQAGRAFWKAYSSSDICHHEQYMKHASDALPFARTAFQAHLSRLPSSTNGLGCIEQVTLETIRAGVDRPYALFQKVGDKLSILGMGDLEYWAHLRRMSTGKYPLVRMTGAADLPKYNQHNQAFREAELSLTELGARVCGGEENWNSWREDEYWSGGLHIRKGKV, encoded by the coding sequence TTGAAATCTTGGATTGAAGGAGCATTAAAGGGAGAACCGGAAGCTTATGAGCAGCTGGTGGCCCATTACCGCGGGATGGCACTTGCTGTAGCCTATCAACGGCTGCAGGATGTGTATACAGCAGAAGATGTCGTGCAGGAAGCTTTTGCAGAGGCATTCAGCAATCTGGTCAAACTCGAGAAGCCGGAGGCTTTCCCTGGATGGTTTAAAGTTATTGTGGAAAGACAGTGTTATCGCTGGTTGAGAAGCAGGAGGCATGCAGTTGTCCCTATTCAGGAAATAGAGCATGTATTTCTTGAAGAAGATCAGGCGCGTGATCCGGAAGCCCAGGCGATACAGAAGGAACTGAAGCAGACGCTGCACAGTTCCATTGCCAAACTGCCCTCGTCGATGCAAATTGTCGTTGATTTATTTTATTTTCAAGGCTGCACGCTGAAAGAAATATCCGATTTCCTTGGGGTGAACGTACCGGCGTTAAAGAAAAGATTGTTTGATGCCCGAGCTAAACTTAAACGTTCCATACCTGTGCGAAATCTGGCATCCATGTTTAACGAGCTGTATGAGGGAGGAAAAAGTATGCTGCATATTATGAATGGAGACCACGCCGCTAATCGGCTGCGGGAGAGCGGTATCCAGGGAGATATCGTTGTGTGGCGTGAACTGTACACCTACGGCCCTGTAACAACGGATATGGCCGACCGGAAAGCAAGGCAGCATCGAGCATTTGTGCTGGAAGACGAGCTGGGCATACCGCAGCAGGAGTATTTGCAGATCGAAGCTCTGGAGAACAAGCTTCGTTCACTGCAGCCGGATCAAGAGGTCGTACTGTGGTTTGAGCATGATCTGTATGACCAAACGATGTTGAGCTATCTGCTGCACTTATGGAGCAGTAAAACCTTTCAGAAGTTCAAGCTGCATTTGCTGTGTATTGATTCTTTTCCGGAGGTAGAGGATTTCAGAGGGCTGGCACAGCTCACCGCTGCTCAAATGCAGACCTTGTCCGGAACATGGCATGTAATCCAAGATGAGGAGATTCAGGCGGGAAGAGCGTTCTGGAAAGCTTATTCTTCGTCAGACATTTGTCATCACGAGCAGTATATGAAACATGCTTCTGATGCACTTCCTTTTGCCCGTACTGCGTTTCAGGCTCATCTGTCCCGTCTGCCATCCAGTACGAACGGCTTGGGCTGCATTGAGCAGGTAACACTGGAAACGATAAGAGCTGGTGTGGATCGTCCATATGCCCTGTTTCAAAAGGTAGGAGACAAGCTGTCTATTCTCGGGATGGGTGATCTCGAATATTGGGCACATCTAAGAAGAATGTCGACAGGGAAGTATCCGCTCGTCCGGATGACTGGGGCAGCGGATTTGCCAAAGTACAATCAGCATAATCAGGCTTTTCGCGAAGCCGAACTTTCTTTAACGGAACTGGGAGCGCGTGTATGCGGCGGTGAAGAGAATTGGAACAGCTGGAGAGAGGACGAATATTGGTCCGGCGGCCTGCATATCAGGAAAGGTAAAGTTTAA
- a CDS encoding aminopeptidase, with amino-acid sequence MNNFESNLQQYAELAVKVGVNVHPGQTLVVNAPITAAPFVRLIVKAAYSTGAKLVKVNWSDETVTRLHYDLAPDEAFSIEPKWFAGEMTELVEEGAAVLHVIAENPDLLNGVAQERIVTSQKVRGKALEKYRAYQMADKFSWSIVAVPSPEWAAKVFPDLPEAQQMDRLWDVIFQTVRIGEKDAVAEWKTHLHNLDSRADLLNRKKYKKLHYTAPGTDLTIELPEGHIWVSGGSVNEQGHVFIANMPTEEVFTAPLKTGVNGTVRSTKPLSHGGNLIDGFSLTFENGRIVDYTAEQGLDALKNLIEIDEGAHYLGEVALVPHKSPISDTNILFYNTLFDENASNHLAIGNAYAFCLEGGKTMSKEELAQHGMNSSLTHVDFMIGSGEMNINGVTSEGAEEPIFVNGNWAF; translated from the coding sequence ATGAACAATTTTGAATCGAATCTGCAGCAATATGCTGAACTGGCTGTCAAAGTAGGTGTCAATGTGCACCCTGGCCAGACGCTTGTGGTGAATGCCCCGATTACAGCAGCTCCTTTTGTACGCTTAATTGTCAAGGCTGCTTACAGCACTGGTGCTAAGCTGGTCAAAGTCAATTGGAGTGACGAGACGGTTACCCGTCTTCATTATGATCTGGCCCCGGATGAGGCATTCTCCATCGAACCGAAATGGTTCGCAGGTGAAATGACCGAGCTTGTTGAGGAAGGCGCAGCAGTGCTGCACGTTATCGCGGAAAATCCGGATCTGTTGAACGGTGTTGCTCAGGAGCGTATCGTCACCAGTCAAAAAGTTCGCGGGAAAGCGCTGGAGAAATACCGTGCTTACCAAATGGCTGACAAGTTCAGCTGGTCGATCGTAGCCGTCCCTTCCCCTGAATGGGCCGCTAAAGTATTCCCGGATCTGCCTGAAGCTCAGCAAATGGACCGTCTGTGGGATGTTATTTTCCAGACGGTACGGATAGGTGAGAAGGATGCTGTCGCAGAATGGAAAACCCACCTGCATAACCTTGACTCCCGTGCTGATCTTCTGAATCGTAAAAAATACAAGAAACTGCACTACACCGCTCCAGGTACAGATCTGACCATTGAACTTCCAGAAGGCCATATCTGGGTATCTGGCGGCAGCGTGAATGAGCAGGGGCATGTGTTCATTGCTAACATGCCGACAGAAGAAGTATTTACTGCGCCGCTCAAGACAGGAGTAAATGGTACTGTGCGCAGCACCAAACCGCTCAGTCATGGTGGTAATCTGATTGACGGCTTCTCCCTCACATTCGAAAACGGACGAATTGTGGATTACACAGCTGAACAAGGTCTGGATGCACTGAAAAACCTGATCGAGATCGATGAAGGCGCACATTATCTCGGCGAGGTAGCACTTGTTCCGCACAAATCTCCGATCTCGGATACAAATATTCTGTTCTACAACACACTGTTTGACGAAAACGCGTCCAATCATTTGGCGATCGGAAACGCCTATGCGTTCTGTCTCGAAGGCGGCAAAACGATGTCTAAGGAAGAACTGGCCCAACACGGTATGAACTCCAGTCTGACCCACGTTGATTTTATGATTGGTTCGGGTGAGATGAATATCAACGGTGTAACTTCCGAAGGTGCGGAAGAGCCGATCTTTGTGAATGGAAACTGGGCGTTTTAA
- a CDS encoding sigma-70 family RNA polymerase sigma factor, whose translation MANRLQLLLASDFHQLGPVIQEEIYYEYYNMVYGLIVYIIKERAAAEDIIQEAFIKIIKSKPLFEDEVKLKAWLKVVTRNTAINYLRKNKKNRNQLDTDSVFIDIETMNQTAASVESMVETQMMQESIEHYLSQLKPEYRVLVELRWKEGFSYREIAELLNTTEDIVKQRLFRARGSIKKKLHKEWGGSIEQRQAK comes from the coding sequence ATGGCCAATCGGCTCCAGCTTTTACTTGCATCCGATTTTCATCAATTAGGACCTGTAATTCAAGAAGAAATATATTATGAGTATTACAATATGGTATATGGACTGATCGTATATATCATCAAGGAACGCGCAGCGGCAGAGGATATTATTCAGGAAGCGTTTATCAAAATTATTAAAAGCAAACCCCTCTTCGAAGACGAGGTTAAACTTAAAGCCTGGCTCAAGGTGGTGACCCGGAATACTGCAATTAATTATTTGAGAAAAAACAAAAAAAATCGTAACCAATTGGATACGGATAGTGTTTTTATAGATATAGAGACCATGAATCAGACAGCCGCTTCGGTGGAAAGTATGGTCGAGACACAAATGATGCAGGAGTCTATTGAACACTATCTCTCCCAGTTGAAACCTGAATACCGCGTGCTGGTCGAGCTGCGTTGGAAAGAAGGTTTCTCTTATCGCGAGATTGCAGAATTATTGAATACTACCGAGGACATTGTGAAGCAGCGTTTATTCCGAGCCCGCGGCAGTATCAAGAAGAAATTACATAAGGAATGGGGTGGAAGCATTGAACAGAGGCAGGCTAAATAA